A single Candidatus Ancaeobacter aquaticus DNA region contains:
- a CDS encoding FRG domain-containing protein, with the protein MIQDKLFADKTGAEGYKIESVGDIIKLVVGKNKQRYFRGQANVSWEIRPSIGRNNFEIGGHKILTSLKKDQEEELLHRFRRHTYEHQGRILDKWEALFLARHHGLPVRLLDWTTNPLVALYWASIGGHNSDGVIWVFERRKRKLKDSIDVFDKKYKNPEDIKGIRIIHPFYPSKRMTAQAGIFTIHKNPAEDIAEISKTKHGNNNDILKGFKCLVPNSSKMEILRQLDRLNINERLLFPELDGIAKGLLYTELLFGCK; encoded by the coding sequence ATGATACAAGATAAGCTTTTTGCAGACAAAACAGGAGCTGAAGGCTACAAAATAGAATCTGTTGGCGATATAATTAAATTAGTTGTCGGAAAAAATAAACAACGATATTTTAGAGGGCAAGCCAATGTAAGTTGGGAAATTCGACCTAGTATCGGTCGAAACAATTTTGAGATTGGTGGACATAAAATATTGACCTCTTTAAAAAAAGATCAAGAGGAGGAATTGTTGCATAGATTTCGGAGACATACTTATGAGCATCAGGGAAGAATCCTCGATAAATGGGAAGCTCTTTTTTTAGCAAGGCACCACGGTTTACCAGTGAGACTATTAGATTGGACAACAAATCCTTTAGTTGCGCTTTATTGGGCGTCCATAGGAGGGCATAATAGCGATGGAGTGATTTGGGTATTCGAGAGGAGGAAGCGTAAACTTAAGGATAGTATCGACGTGTTTGATAAGAAATATAAAAATCCCGAAGATATCAAGGGAATAAGAATTATACATCCCTTTTATCCTTCAAAACGCATGACCGCTCAAGCTGGTATATTTACTATTCATAAGAACCCCGCCGAGGATATTGCAGAAATATCTAAAACAAAACATGGTAATAATAATGATATATTAAAAGGTTTTAAGTGTTTGGTGCCAAATAGTAGCAAAATGGAAATATTAAGACAATTGGATAGATTGAATATTAATGAACGTCTACTTTTTCCAGAGTTAGATGGTATTGCAAAAGGTTTGCTCTATACAGAATTGTTGTTTGGATGTAAGTAG